One Treponema pectinovorum DNA segment encodes these proteins:
- the aroA gene encoding 3-phosphoshikimate 1-carboxyvinyltransferase, translating into MDIVAQHANLYGKITVPGSKSHTIRALILATLADGKSTIKNPLPSADCLSTAAAVPLIGSKVELNLSKEDEPVSQWIVDGAGKNIHLPSDVVNVGNSGSLLYFLAPIVANFDGISIFTGDDSIKKRPVEHVLDVLNQLGARAESAIPNHNGCPIVIKGSISGDKVTTTGEISSQYISGLMMASILMKKKLTITLTNPKETPYLTMTQKWLEKVGVFCSISEDFKKIEVENRNELKAFDVTIPSDWEGVAFPLVAALMTDSQITIENVDSSGTQGDDAIVDILKSVGADIVWNKQKNTLLVSGGKKAKDGIGKLSTKALPNGELKVKMSAFPDAICALAVIATQIEGTVILEDAQVCRRKETDRLKVLTLELKKLGANIEEKEDSLVIKGGKKLHGGIVESYDDHRMAMSLSCLGLALAEGETLTVKDGECCAVSFPHFFEVMNKSLGANFKY; encoded by the coding sequence ATGGATATAGTTGCACAGCATGCAAATCTTTATGGAAAGATAACAGTTCCCGGCTCAAAATCTCATACGATACGAGCGTTGATATTGGCAACCCTTGCAGACGGAAAATCTACAATAAAAAATCCTTTGCCAAGTGCAGACTGCCTTTCTACAGCTGCTGCCGTGCCGCTGATAGGTTCAAAGGTTGAATTAAATCTTTCTAAAGAAGACGAGCCTGTTTCGCAGTGGATTGTAGATGGAGCTGGAAAAAATATTCATCTTCCGAGCGATGTTGTAAATGTTGGAAATTCAGGTTCGCTCTTGTATTTTCTAGCACCGATAGTTGCAAACTTTGATGGAATAAGCATTTTTACAGGCGATGATTCAATTAAAAAGCGTCCAGTAGAACATGTTTTGGATGTGCTGAATCAACTTGGTGCGCGTGCTGAAAGTGCAATCCCTAATCATAACGGCTGCCCAATCGTCATAAAAGGTTCTATAAGTGGCGATAAAGTTACAACCACAGGCGAAATTTCAAGCCAGTACATAAGCGGTCTTATGATGGCAAGCATTCTGATGAAAAAAAAGTTGACCATAACGCTTACAAATCCAAAGGAAACTCCTTATCTTACGATGACGCAAAAATGGCTCGAAAAAGTTGGAGTTTTTTGTTCAATAAGCGAAGATTTTAAAAAGATAGAAGTCGAAAACCGAAACGAATTAAAAGCGTTTGATGTTACGATTCCGAGCGATTGGGAAGGAGTTGCTTTTCCGCTTGTAGCAGCATTGATGACGGATTCTCAAATTACAATAGAAAATGTGGATTCAAGCGGAACTCAAGGCGATGACGCGATTGTCGACATTTTAAAAAGCGTTGGCGCCGACATCGTTTGGAACAAGCAAAAAAATACGCTTTTGGTCAGCGGTGGCAAAAAAGCAAAGGATGGAATTGGAAAACTTTCGACAAAGGCTTTGCCAAATGGCGAACTTAAGGTAAAGATGAGTGCGTTTCCTGATGCAATCTGTGCTTTGGCGGTAATTGCAACGCAGATAGAAGGAACGGTAATTTTAGAAGATGCGCAAGTGTGCAGGAGAAAGGAAACCGACAGACTAAAGGTTTTGACTTTGGAACTTAAAAAACTCGGTGCAAATATCGAAGAAAAAGAAGATTCGCTTGTGATTAAAGGTGGCAAAAAGTTGCACGGTGGAATTGTAGAAAGTTATGATGATCACAGGATGGCGATGTCGCTTTCGTGCCTCGGACTTGCTCTTGCCGAAGGCGAAACGCTGACAGTAAAAGATGGCGAGTGTTGTGCGGTAAGCTTTCCACATTTTTTTGAAGTTATGAATAAAAGCCTTGGAGCAAATTTTAAATATTAA
- a CDS encoding carbon starvation CstA family protein, with translation MITFFAALVILIVGYFVYGKIVEKIFKPSDAATPAIANPDGIDYVPISTPKAFLIQLLNIAGLGPIFGAISGAMWGPSVYIWIVGGTLFAGAVHDFLSGMLSERNDGASISEVTGKYLGKGMHNVMRVFSVVLLVMVGVVFMVGPAGLLALLTPEYLDVKVWTVIILIYYFLATLLPIDKIIGKIYPIFGLLLILMALGIGIGTLIHSGERPMMELTLKNLYPGTVDNVTGAITGVRPIWPLMFITVACGAISGFHATQSPIVSRCIKSEREGRKIFYGAMVAEGIIALIWAAAAVTFFWNKDGSGTGLAALKAIGGGNSKSVYAMCVALLGKIGGPIALLGVIVCPITSGDTAFRSARMTLFDWFKLDETKLKVRLSIATPLLLIGYGISFINYGVIWRYFSWSNQTIAMIVLWAGAVYLATNYGTNPNRCWLAAIPATFMSAVSMTYLMYAPECINLGAKGPVGLTISYAVGIVIALVFLAIFIFTAYLHPEKSLEKQKQVIITRKLH, from the coding sequence ATGATAACTTTCTTTGCTGCATTGGTCATCTTAATTGTTGGTTACTTTGTCTACGGCAAAATTGTAGAAAAGATTTTTAAACCTAGCGACGCTGCGACGCCTGCCATCGCAAATCCAGATGGCATAGACTACGTTCCGATTTCAACGCCAAAAGCGTTCCTAATCCAGTTGCTAAACATCGCAGGTCTTGGACCTATCTTTGGTGCAATTTCTGGAGCAATGTGGGGACCTAGTGTTTACATTTGGATTGTAGGCGGAACTCTTTTTGCTGGTGCAGTTCATGACTTTTTATCAGGAATGCTTTCTGAACGCAACGACGGTGCGAGTATCTCAGAAGTTACAGGTAAATATCTCGGAAAAGGCATGCACAATGTAATGAGAGTCTTCTCTGTAGTTCTCTTGGTAATGGTTGGCGTTGTATTTATGGTAGGACCTGCAGGACTTCTTGCACTCCTAACTCCAGAATACCTCGATGTAAAAGTTTGGACAGTTATAATCCTAATCTATTACTTCCTTGCTACTTTGCTTCCAATCGACAAAATCATCGGAAAAATCTATCCAATATTTGGACTTCTCCTGATTTTAATGGCTTTGGGAATTGGAATTGGAACTTTAATCCATTCTGGCGAACGTCCAATGATGGAACTCACCCTTAAAAATCTCTATCCAGGAACTGTAGACAATGTAACAGGCGCAATCACTGGTGTAAGACCAATATGGCCACTCATGTTCATAACAGTTGCCTGCGGTGCAATTTCTGGCTTCCATGCTACACAGTCGCCAATAGTTTCTCGCTGTATAAAGAGCGAACGCGAAGGTCGTAAGATATTCTACGGCGCAATGGTTGCAGAAGGTATAATCGCTTTGATTTGGGCTGCTGCTGCTGTAACATTCTTCTGGAACAAAGACGGCTCTGGAACTGGACTTGCTGCATTAAAAGCAATAGGCGGAGGAAACTCAAAATCTGTTTATGCAATGTGCGTAGCTTTGTTAGGCAAAATTGGTGGACCTATAGCACTCTTAGGCGTAATCGTATGTCCAATCACATCTGGAGATACAGCATTCCGCAGTGCGAGAATGACTCTTTTTGACTGGTTCAAATTGGATGAAACAAAACTCAAAGTTCGCCTTTCAATTGCAACACCACTATTGTTAATTGGATACGGAATTTCATTTATAAACTACGGCGTAATCTGGCGATACTTCTCTTGGTCAAACCAGACAATCGCAATGATAGTTCTTTGGGCAGGAGCAGTTTATCTTGCAACAAACTATGGAACAAATCCAAATCGCTGTTGGCTCGCTGCAATTCCAGCAACATTTATGTCTGCCGTAAGTATGACATACCTTATGTACGCACCAGAATGTATTAACTTAGGTGCAAAAGGCCCTGTTGGACTTACAATTTCTTACGCAGTAGGAATCGTAATTGCACTTGTATTCTTGGCAATATTCATATTCACCGCATACTTGCATCCAGAAAAGAGCCTCGAAAAACAAAAGCAGGTAATCATCACAAGAAAACTGCACTAA
- a CDS encoding pyridoxamine 5'-phosphate oxidase family protein has product MNIKEVADYLDKVGLQYMATIGLDSKPKVRPVQYMVLHDKKLWFCTNSEKAMYKELQKNPFIDLCGSKLMENEIDTAWIRLSAKVVFEENQAVKKMIMKKSPIVHELYQNDENHPLFKVFYLADIKGSLNNLGHVKGLKERVEFAKPVEFEF; this is encoded by the coding sequence ATGAACATAAAAGAAGTTGCAGATTATCTTGATAAAGTTGGGCTTCAATACATGGCGACTATTGGGCTGGACTCAAAGCCAAAAGTTCGACCTGTTCAGTACATGGTTTTGCATGACAAAAAACTCTGGTTTTGCACAAACAGCGAAAAAGCGATGTACAAGGAACTGCAAAAAAATCCTTTTATAGATTTGTGTGGCTCAAAACTCATGGAAAACGAAATCGACACCGCATGGATTCGCCTGAGCGCAAAAGTCGTTTTTGAAGAAAATCAGGCAGTGAAAAAGATGATTATGAAAAAAAGCCCGATAGTTCATGAGTTGTACCAAAACGATGAAAATCATCCGCTGTTCAAAGTTTTTTACCTTGCGGACATAAAAGGCAGTTTGAACAATCTTGGTCATGTAAAAGGCTTAAAAGAGCGAGTGGAATTTGCAAAACCTGTGGAGTTTGAGTTTTGA
- a CDS encoding M20 family metallo-hydrolase, with product MNNNYTLLNDFLEKSRPTIIELQTLLTSIPSIAPQSGGDGESKKCAALKNWLLEKGFNESQFSQYDAPDSRVSSGVRPNLVLTIPGKKSQAVWSMAHLDVVPVGNLKLWNSDPWKVLYDEKNDRIVGRGVEDNQQGLVSGVLAALALKEYDITPEYTVKLLFMADEECGSDFGIKYLLKEHESLFKKDDLILIPDGGDQKGETIEVAEKNIMWLKVHTIGQQTHGSMPGKGKNAHLAACDLALRLNDLENFFDEVDPIFSPKNSTFQPTKKEANVDSVNIIPGDDVFYMDCRILPRYTLEQVFAEVKNRAEQIEKKYGVKVEITQVQHQQSPATPVTSPVVQKLTQAIKTAHSIDAYPIGIGGGTVGGELRSLGYDCAIWSTMDSVCHQPNEYSILGNTIADSKTLCALFLQE from the coding sequence ATGAATAATAATTATACACTTTTAAATGATTTTCTTGAAAAATCACGTCCAACAATTATAGAGTTGCAGACTCTTCTTACTTCAATTCCTTCTATTGCTCCACAAAGCGGTGGCGATGGAGAATCCAAGAAATGTGCTGCTTTAAAAAACTGGCTTTTAGAAAAAGGATTCAACGAAAGTCAGTTTTCACAATACGATGCGCCTGACTCGAGGGTTTCTTCTGGAGTGCGTCCAAATCTTGTTTTGACGATCCCCGGAAAAAAATCGCAGGCAGTCTGGAGCATGGCTCACCTTGATGTTGTTCCCGTTGGCAACTTAAAACTTTGGAACAGCGATCCTTGGAAAGTCTTATACGATGAAAAAAACGACAGAATTGTCGGTCGTGGAGTTGAAGACAATCAGCAAGGACTTGTAAGCGGAGTTTTAGCGGCTTTGGCTTTAAAAGAATATGACATCACGCCTGAATATACGGTAAAACTTTTGTTCATGGCAGATGAAGAGTGCGGTTCTGATTTTGGAATAAAATATCTTTTAAAAGAACACGAATCGCTTTTTAAAAAGGACGATTTGATTTTGATTCCAGACGGAGGAGATCAAAAAGGAGAAACCATTGAAGTTGCAGAAAAAAACATAATGTGGTTAAAAGTGCATACGATAGGGCAGCAGACTCACGGTTCAATGCCAGGAAAAGGAAAAAATGCTCACCTTGCCGCTTGCGACCTTGCGCTAAGATTAAACGATTTGGAAAACTTTTTTGATGAAGTCGACCCAATCTTTTCGCCAAAAAATTCGACTTTTCAGCCAACAAAAAAAGAAGCAAATGTTGATTCTGTAAATATAATTCCTGGCGACGATGTTTTTTATATGGATTGCAGAATTTTGCCTCGCTACACTTTGGAACAGGTATTTGCAGAAGTAAAAAATCGTGCTGAGCAGATAGAAAAAAAATATGGTGTAAAAGTTGAAATAACACAGGTTCAGCACCAGCAATCTCCTGCAACGCCAGTTACTTCTCCTGTTGTGCAAAAATTAACTCAAGCGATAAAAACTGCTCACTCGATAGACGCTTATCCTATAGGAATTGGAGGCGGAACTGTTGGCGGCGAGTTAAGAAGTTTAGGTTATGATTGTGCAATCTGGTCTACCATGGACAGCGTTTGCCATCAGCCAAATGAATACAGCATTTTAGGAAATACGATTGCAGATTCAAAAACACTTTGCGCCTTGTTCTTACAGGAGTAA
- a CDS encoding RNA polymerase sigma factor gives MPNKTLSNIEKLLINKRDEILIKATLRGDSKSFEHLISYYKKRICALGMSFFRNLDDTDDFMQEVFVKVYMNLSSFKFTSSFRTWITKIAYNAAVNSITRRQEYAPLADEELIVAKDLTPEDEEIKKITLEVIREGISLLPENFGACVEMYFFHGLKYSEISEITGFPVNTVKSHIFRAKKLLAQRLKGVL, from the coding sequence ATGCCAAACAAAACATTGAGCAACATTGAAAAATTACTCATTAATAAGCGCGATGAAATTCTTATAAAAGCAACCTTGCGTGGAGATTCAAAATCGTTTGAACACCTTATTTCCTATTACAAAAAAAGGATTTGTGCCTTAGGAATGAGTTTTTTTCGCAATCTCGACGATACAGATGATTTTATGCAAGAAGTCTTTGTCAAAGTCTACATGAATCTTTCGAGTTTCAAATTTACTTCTTCGTTTAGAACTTGGATAACAAAAATTGCATATAATGCTGCGGTCAATTCTATAACTCGCCGCCAGGAATATGCACCGCTTGCAGACGAAGAATTGATTGTCGCAAAGGATTTAACTCCAGAAGATGAAGAAATTAAAAAAATTACTTTGGAAGTGATTCGAGAAGGAATTTCACTATTGCCTGAAAATTTTGGTGCCTGTGTTGAAATGTATTTTTTCCATGGCCTAAAATATTCTGAAATTTCTGAAATAACAGGTTTTCCTGTGAACACTGTAAAATCGCATATATTCAGGGCAAAAAAATTGCTTGCACAGCGGCTTAAGGGGGTTTTATGA
- a CDS encoding MraY family glycosyltransferase, with amino-acid sequence MLYYIGGLLTKYFGPARLLQSYTVLIVLALYTGFLIVRYLMPHFYFLMPHDRGREFTLTAEAAMGKPTGVGIFFITVFALLSAIFVPLDWFKCCVLILTWLMMLTGFLDDRSDSSWGEYRKAFLDLIISVTASVLMAIYLRNLDADSKIYFWLPFLTHKIAVAPWLFVLISTIMLWTSVNTTNCTDGVDGLSSTLVLIALLTLGVVFYFILGHIDIASYLLVPHFAEGASWAVMTFCLAGVLMGYLWHNAFPSKCLMGDAGSRSLGFYIGLCVMLSGNPFMIFATSTIIFINGGMGLMKVFLKRFCHIVIFSTIRFPLHDQMRIKHGWSPTQVLIKFMMLQLLITLAVIGILFKVR; translated from the coding sequence ATGCTTTATTATATTGGTGGTCTACTAACAAAATATTTTGGACCTGCTAGACTTTTGCAGTCGTATACGGTTTTAATCGTTCTTGCTCTGTATACTGGATTTTTAATAGTGCGATATTTGATGCCTCATTTTTATTTTCTTATGCCACATGACAGAGGCAGAGAATTCACTTTAACTGCGGAAGCTGCAATGGGCAAACCCACCGGAGTTGGAATATTTTTTATAACGGTTTTTGCTCTTTTGAGTGCGATTTTTGTTCCTTTGGACTGGTTTAAATGCTGCGTCTTAATTTTAACCTGGCTTATGATGCTCACAGGTTTTTTGGACGATAGGAGCGATTCTAGTTGGGGCGAATACAGAAAGGCTTTTTTGGATTTGATAATTTCTGTTACTGCTTCTGTTTTAATGGCTATCTATTTACGGAATTTGGATGCGGATTCAAAAATCTATTTTTGGCTTCCATTTTTAACTCATAAAATTGCTGTTGCTCCTTGGCTTTTTGTTTTAATTTCTACGATTATGCTTTGGACTTCTGTAAACACGACAAACTGCACCGATGGCGTTGACGGTTTAAGTTCAACTTTGGTTTTGATTGCACTTTTAACTTTGGGAGTCGTTTTTTATTTTATTTTAGGACACATAGACATCGCCTCGTATCTTTTGGTTCCGCATTTTGCAGAAGGCGCAAGTTGGGCTGTTATGACATTTTGCCTTGCAGGCGTTTTAATGGGATACCTGTGGCACAATGCTTTTCCGAGCAAGTGTCTGATGGGCGATGCGGGAAGTCGTTCTTTGGGATTTTACATTGGACTTTGCGTAATGCTTAGCGGCAACCCTTTTATGATTTTTGCAACTTCCACGATAATTTTTATAAACGGCGGAATGGGCTTGATGAAAGTCTTTTTAAAAAGATTTTGTCATATAGTGATATTTTCAACAATAAGATTTCCTTTGCACGATCAGATGCGCATAAAACACGGCTGGTCGCCTACTCAAGTTTTAATAAAATTCATGATGTTACAGCTTTTAATAACGCTTGCAGTTATAGGAATTTTATTCAAAGTTCGATAA
- a CDS encoding hemerythrin domain-containing protein, whose protein sequence is MNYSIEVMVEEHANIVRMLRVVQKICCNILEGAEPNVDEFFEIIDFIRNYADFHHHGKEEKFLFPEMIERLGAVGENLVKHGMLVEHDLGRNFVKNLETSLIAWREEPKTEHKLNILTNAMGYANLLHVHVEKENNVVYTFAERMLPQDLFEEINEKSREFEQNEAKEGIQKKYLDLLEKLERKYEV, encoded by the coding sequence ATGAATTACAGTATTGAAGTGATGGTTGAAGAGCATGCGAATATCGTGCGGATGCTTCGTGTTGTGCAGAAAATTTGTTGCAATATTCTTGAAGGTGCGGAGCCAAATGTTGACGAATTTTTTGAGATAATCGATTTTATTAGAAATTATGCGGATTTTCATCATCACGGAAAGGAAGAAAAATTTCTTTTTCCAGAGATGATTGAGCGGCTCGGTGCTGTTGGCGAAAATCTTGTAAAACACGGAATGCTTGTTGAGCACGACTTGGGGCGCAATTTTGTGAAAAATCTTGAAACTTCTCTCATTGCATGGCGAGAAGAGCCAAAAACAGAACACAAATTGAATATACTAACAAATGCAATGGGGTACGCGAATCTTTTGCATGTTCATGTTGAAAAAGAAAACAATGTTGTGTACACGTTTGCAGAAAGGATGCTTCCACAGGATTTATTCGAAGAGATAAATGAAAAAAGCCGGGAATTTGAACAAAACGAAGCAAAAGAAGGCATTCAAAAAAAGTATCTTGATTTGCTCGAAAAACTTGAAAGAAAGTATGAAGTATAA
- a CDS encoding DUF1858 domain-containing protein, which translates to MAEVEKKVSGDMLVGQIVKDFPEAIDTLMEIGMHCLGCPSSQMESLNDAAFVHGLNPEDVVKKVNEKLNSK; encoded by the coding sequence ATGGCAGAGGTAGAAAAAAAAGTTAGCGGAGACATGCTCGTTGGGCAGATTGTAAAGGATTTTCCAGAAGCGATAGATACTTTGATGGAAATTGGAATGCATTGTCTTGGCTGCCCTTCATCGCAGATGGAAAGTTTAAACGATGCGGCTTTTGTTCACGGGCTTAACCCGGAAGATGTAGTTAAAAAAGTAAACGAAAAACTCAACTCAAAATAA
- the galE gene encoding UDP-glucose 4-epimerase GalE, with translation MKVLVIGGAGYIGSHVVKELMKAGHSVCVFDNLSSGLRQNLFGENDFIYGNILIERDLDSAFEKGFDAFIHLAAFKAAGESMLCPEKYSINNLNGTVNIINSAVKHGCKNMVFSSSAAVFGEPQYLPIDEVHPKNPENYYGFTKLKIEELMDWYSKLKGLNYAALRYFNAAGYDVEGFPCGLEQNPANLLPVIMETACGMRKSMKVFGSDYPTRDGTCIRDYVHVNDLAIAHVKALEYIAKNGENLTVNLGSETGVSVKEMLEEARAITGKEIPAEFVERRPGDPANLVASSKLAWEKLGWKPKYSDVHTLIETTYKAYTRR, from the coding sequence ATGAAGGTTTTGGTTATTGGTGGAGCAGGTTATATTGGCTCGCATGTCGTAAAAGAATTGATGAAGGCGGGACATTCAGTTTGCGTTTTTGATAACCTTTCTTCTGGATTGCGGCAAAATCTTTTTGGAGAAAACGATTTTATCTATGGCAACATTTTGATTGAGCGAGATTTGGATAGCGCATTTGAAAAAGGCTTTGACGCTTTTATTCACCTTGCGGCTTTTAAAGCTGCTGGAGAATCTATGCTCTGCCCAGAAAAATATTCAATAAACAATTTGAATGGCACTGTAAATATAATTAACAGCGCGGTAAAACACGGTTGCAAAAATATGGTTTTTTCGTCGAGTGCGGCGGTTTTTGGCGAGCCACAATATCTGCCGATTGACGAAGTGCATCCAAAAAATCCAGAAAATTATTATGGTTTTACAAAATTAAAAATCGAAGAACTTATGGATTGGTATTCAAAGTTAAAAGGTCTCAATTATGCAGCCTTGCGATATTTTAATGCGGCCGGTTACGATGTGGAAGGTTTTCCTTGTGGGCTTGAGCAAAATCCTGCAAACCTTTTGCCAGTTATAATGGAAACAGCCTGTGGAATGAGAAAGAGCATGAAAGTTTTTGGAAGCGATTATCCAACAAGGGATGGAACTTGCATTAGAGATTATGTTCACGTTAACGATTTGGCTATAGCTCATGTAAAAGCGTTGGAATATATTGCAAAAAATGGCGAAAATCTTACGGTGAATCTTGGAAGCGAAACTGGAGTTAGCGTAAAAGAGATGCTCGAAGAGGCACGTGCTATAACAGGGAAAGAAATTCCTGCAGAGTTTGTTGAACGAAGACCTGGAGATCCTGCAAATCTTGTTGCCTCTTCTAAACTTGCATGGGAAAAATTGGGATGGAAGCCAAAATATTCCGATGTTCACACATTAATAGAAACTACTTACAAAGCGTACACAAGGCGTTGA
- a CDS encoding Rrf2 family transcriptional regulator, which yields MKLSTNFTVAVHTLLCVLHFQKTDKVTSDFIAASTNMNPVIIRKILGKLHSAGLVETRAGVGGSTLLKSADKITLLDIYKAVSDKSDDERSVFNFHANPNNACPVGSKIHEALDKPLFNAQKALEAELSKTTLADLEKVIVGAHPCAHALGIGLKEKLPCFSLSDSFL from the coding sequence ATGAAATTGAGTACAAATTTTACAGTCGCGGTTCACACCTTGCTTTGTGTGCTGCATTTTCAAAAGACAGACAAAGTTACTTCAGATTTTATTGCGGCAAGCACGAACATGAATCCTGTTATCATAAGGAAAATTTTGGGCAAACTTCACTCTGCTGGTCTTGTTGAAACTAGGGCTGGAGTTGGAGGTTCGACTCTTTTAAAAAGCGCGGATAAAATTACTCTTTTAGATATTTACAAGGCAGTTAGCGACAAGAGTGATGATGAGCGCTCTGTTTTTAATTTTCACGCAAATCCAAACAATGCTTGTCCTGTTGGAAGTAAAATTCATGAGGCTTTGGACAAACCTCTTTTTAACGCTCAAAAAGCACTTGAGGCGGAACTTTCAAAGACGACTCTTGCTGATTTGGAAAAGGTTATTGTAGGTGCACATCCTTGTGCACACGCGTTAGGGATTGGGCTTAAAGAAAAACTTCCTTGTTTTTCTTTAAGCGACAGTTTTCTTTGA
- a CDS encoding drug:sodium antiporter → MTIQLSEHFTFSKLLRFTLPSILMMIFTPLYSVVDGIWLSGISAEFLTFIVVTICVIKEKNIWSK, encoded by the coding sequence ATGACGATTCAACTTTCTGAACATTTTACTTTTTCAAAACTCTTGAGATTTACGCTCCCTTCTATTTTGATGATGATTTTTACTCCGCTTTACAGCGTTGTTGACGGAATTTGGCTTAGTGGAATTTCTGCTGAATTTTTAACTTTTATAGTTGTAACAATTTGTGTTATAAAAGAAAAAAATATTTGGAGTAAATAA
- a CDS encoding ClbS/DfsB family four-helix bundle protein: protein MPRAKNKTELIVSATESYKKLQDFILQMTDKELNTPFDFSYDSKKKQAHWARDKNLRDVIMHLDAWHNLAIRWVKNNKAGNRIQFLRQGYNWKNYGNMNQEIWSECQNISLETAKQKLDASYKEILALIETMDDEELFTKNKYDWVGTSSIGQYFVSATASHYEWALKKLREHKKTVQSKNKL, encoded by the coding sequence ATGCCAAGAGCAAAAAACAAAACAGAATTAATTGTAAGTGCAACAGAATCTTATAAGAAATTGCAAGATTTCATTTTGCAGATGACGGATAAAGAATTGAATACACCGTTTGATTTTTCCTATGATTCTAAGAAAAAACAAGCACACTGGGCAAGAGATAAAAATCTCCGCGATGTTATTATGCATCTCGATGCGTGGCATAATCTTGCTATTCGTTGGGTAAAAAATAATAAAGCTGGAAATCGCATACAGTTTTTGCGGCAAGGCTACAATTGGAAAAATTACGGTAATATGAACCAAGAAATTTGGAGCGAATGTCAAAATATTTCCTTAGAAACAGCAAAACAAAAACTAGACGCTTCCTACAAAGAAATCCTCGCACTCATCGAAACAATGGACGACGAAGAACTTTTTACAAAAAATAAATACGATTGGGTAGGGACAAGTTCAATAGGGCAATATTTTGTAAGTGCAACAGCAAGCCACTATGAATGGGCATTAAAAAAGTTAAGAGAACATAAAAAAACGGTTCAAAGCAAAAATAAATTGTAA
- a CDS encoding nuclear transport factor 2 family protein: MTQIEKAKALIGTFATGDVEKARSLLAEGYIQHNLAYGTGAEAFVGSVAYFGGAPVKTTLNTVRAFEDGDKVFLQTVYNFAGSGEQVAFDIFRFDENGKIAEHWDVMETIAEKSTWQNQNGKF, from the coding sequence ATGACACAGATTGAAAAAGCAAAGGCATTGATTGGAACATTCGCAACTGGCGATGTAGAAAAGGCTCGCTCACTTTTAGCGGAAGGCTACATTCAGCACAACCTGGCTTACGGAACAGGAGCAGAAGCATTCGTGGGCTCTGTAGCGTATTTTGGAGGCGCTCCAGTAAAAACGACATTGAACACAGTTCGAGCGTTTGAAGATGGTGACAAAGTTTTTCTTCAGACAGTTTACAATTTTGCAGGCTCAGGCGAGCAGGTTGCATTTGATATTTTCCGTTTTGATGAAAATGGCAAAATCGCGGAACACTGGGATGTAATGGAAACAATCGCCGAAAAATCTACATGGCAAAACCAGAACGGAAAGTTCTAA
- a CDS encoding Crp/Fnr family transcriptional regulator: MQKDITSYTEIPLFEKILPSDLDKLLICLHSRERLFNKGDLIIMDEENVNNIGIVLSGTVKMVKYDFWGREAFLSYMNPGELFGESFAVQSQTKSYATFVAVSQTKVLFLRAENIIHNCPRACTFHSQLTTNMFNLLGRKSVNLMEKIEIDSKPTLRRKILAYLSMQAQKQGSNIVQLNLNRTELAAFLNSNRSAMTRELYAMQDEGLIDFEKSTFTLHKID; the protein is encoded by the coding sequence ATGCAAAAAGACATAACTTCCTATACCGAAATTCCGTTGTTTGAAAAAATTCTTCCGTCCGATCTCGATAAACTTTTAATTTGTCTTCACAGCCGCGAACGCCTTTTTAACAAGGGCGACCTCATAATAATGGACGAAGAAAATGTAAACAACATAGGAATCGTATTGAGCGGAACTGTCAAAATGGTAAAATACGATTTTTGGGGAAGAGAAGCTTTTCTTTCATATATGAACCCTGGTGAACTTTTTGGAGAATCGTTTGCTGTACAAAGTCAAACAAAATCCTATGCAACCTTTGTTGCAGTAAGCCAGACAAAAGTCCTTTTTTTGAGGGCAGAAAATATAATACATAATTGCCCTCGTGCCTGCACTTTCCACAGTCAACTTACAACAAATATGTTCAATCTTCTTGGCAGAAAATCCGTAAACCTGATGGAAAAAATCGAAATTGATTCAAAGCCTACTTTACGCCGAAAGATATTGGCATACCTTTCTATGCAAGCGCAAAAACAGGGTTCAAACATAGTGCAACTCAACCTTAACAGAACAGAACTTGCAGCTTTTCTAAATTCAAACAGAAGCGCAATGACAAGAGAACTCTATGCAATGCAGGACGAAGGTCTAATCGATTTTGAAAAGAGCACCTTCACTCTGCACAAAATAGACTAA